The DNA region AGTCGGGACGTGGGCGTCCTTCGCGATCGGGTTTGCGACGATCAGTGCCACGACCGCCGTGTTCACCGGCTTCGGCGCCGGCTACTTCTCGGCCGGAGCCCCGTTCGTCTGGACGCTGCTGCTCGCCGGCGCAGTGTTCGCCCTGTGGGCATTCATCGCCGCCGACCTGACCGCCAAGCTCCCGCTGGCCGGCTACTCGTATCAGTGGATCAGCCGGATCAACGGTCCGGACCTGGCCTGGTTCACCGGGTTCATCGCCTTGATGGGCTGGGTCTGTGGCATGACAGGCGTCGGCTTCATCCTGTCCGGCTATCTCGGCGGGTTGTTCGGCTGGGCGATGACGCAGACCGCGCAGATCCTGGTCGCGATCGGCGTCGTCTTCCTCTGCGTGCTGATCAACATCTACGGCGTCAAGTTCGCGACAATGGTCAACAACATCGGCGTCAGCCTCGAACTCGTCGTCACCGTCGGTGCGACCGCTCTGATCGCGATCATCGCGTTCTCGTCACCCGAGAACCACCAGCCGTTGTCGGTGCTGTTCACCGGCGGAGAATCCGGCGACAAGGACTCCTACATGATCGCCTGGTTGGCCGCGGCGCTGGGACCCTTCTTCGGGTTGATCGGCGTCGAGTCCGGCGCCGATGTGGCCGAGGAGACCAAGAACGCCCGGCACGTGGTGCCGCGCACGATGATGTACGCCCTGGTGGCCTCCATCGTGATCGAGTTGGCGATGTACATCGTGTTCGTCCTGGCCATCCGCGATACCGATGCCGTTGCCGCCAACTCCGCGGCGCCCATCGAGGAGATCATCAACCAGCAGGCCGGGCCTGTCGTCACCAAGATCATTGTGGCCGTGGCGCTGACGAACATCCTGGCCTGCCTGCTGGCCAACATCCTGGTCGCCACCCGGCTGGCCTACTCGATGGCCCGCGACAACATGCTGCCGTTCTCACACATCTGGCGCCACGTCTCACCGACCCGCAAGACGCCGACCTACTCGATCCTCTGCCTCGGCGGCCTGTCGACCCTGTTGCTGTTGTCGGCCCTGGTCAACGAGAAGGCCTTCAACTTCATTCTCGGGATCGCCTCGTTGCTGTTCTTCTTCGTCTACATCCTGCAGACCATCGGACTGCTCGTCGGTTACCGCAGGGGCACCATTCCGGCGCCGGAGCCCGGCACATTCGACCTGGGCCGCTGGCGGCTGCCGGTCTACATCACCGCGCTGGTGGTGTTCCTCGGGGTCGCCGCCAACCTGGTGTTCCTGCCACAGTTCGCCAGCAACAAATGGGTGTTCCTCGGGATCGTCGTCGTCGCCGCGATCTGGTGGGCGACCGGCCTCAGGGCACGGCTTCGAAACGGTGATGCCGGGCAGAACTACGCCAAGACCCACTCCGACTGAAAATCAGCTACCAGAAAAGGATTTCATGCAATGACCACCACCGCAGACACCGGCACCAGCAACCTGGTCGCCGTCGAACCGGGCGCGGCCATCCGCGAACACACGCCACCGGGATCGGTGATCCAGTACAGCGACTACGAACTCGACACGTCCAGCCCGTTCGCGGGTGGCGTGGCGTGGATCGAGGGCGAGTTCATTCCCGCGGAGGACGCCAGGATCTCGATCTTCGACACCGGTTTCGGGCACTCCGATGTGACCTACACCGTCGCGCATGTGTGGCACGGCAACATCTTCCGACTTGACGACCATATCGACCGGCTGCTCGACGGCGCCCGCAAGCTTCGTCTCGATGCCGGGATGAGCAAGGACGAACTCGCCGAGATCACCAAGAAGTGTGTCTCGATGTCGCAGTTGCGTGAGTCGTTCGTCAACCTGACGGTCACCCGGGGGTACGGAAAGAAGAAGGGGGAGAAGGATTTGTCGAAGCTCACCCATCAGGTGTACATCTACGCCATCCCCTATCTGTGGGCCTTCCCGCCGGACGAGCAGATCTTCGGCACCACCGCGATCGTGCCGCGCCACGTTCGGCGTGCCGGCCGCAACACGGTGGATCCGACGATCAAGAACTACCAGTGGGGTGATTTGACGGCCGCCAGCTTCGAGGCCAAGGACCGAGGCGCGCGCACCGCGATCCTTCTGGACTCCGACAACTGCGTCGCCGAGGGCCCCGGCTTCAACGTCTGTGTCGTCAAGGACGGCAAGCTGGCCTCGCCCTCTCGCAATGCCCTGCCCGGAATCACCCGCAAGACCGTGTTCGAGATCGCCGAGACGATGGGTATCGATGCCACGCTGCGTGACGTCTCCAGCCGTGAACTCTACGACGCTGACGAGCTGATGGCCGTGACCACCGCGGGTGGTGTCACTCCGATCAACACCCTCGACGGTGAACCGATCGGGAACGGCGAGCCGGGGCCGATGACCGTTGCCATCCGGGACCGGTTCTGGGCGTTGATGGACGAGCCCTCGCCGCTGATCGAGCCCATCCGGTACTGACGCGGTCCCCGGGGGGTGATCACCGACTAACGTGATGACCCGTGTTGGATCTACGACGCGACCCTGTTGCGCTCACCGCGGCGCTGGTGGACATCCCCAGCGAATCGCGTCACGAGACGCGCATCGCCGACGAGATCGAGGCGGCGCTGCGCGAGCAGACCACCGGTTTCGAGGTGGTGCGCAACGGTGACGCGGTGCTCGCCCGCACCAACCTGGGC from Mycobacterium sp. DL includes:
- a CDS encoding amino acid permease; the encoded protein is MTDAPARPTDSSPPALNTEDRKLAELGYVQKLDRSVGTWASFAIGFATISATTAVFTGFGAGYFSAGAPFVWTLLLAGAVFALWAFIAADLTAKLPLAGYSYQWISRINGPDLAWFTGFIALMGWVCGMTGVGFILSGYLGGLFGWAMTQTAQILVAIGVVFLCVLINIYGVKFATMVNNIGVSLELVVTVGATALIAIIAFSSPENHQPLSVLFTGGESGDKDSYMIAWLAAALGPFFGLIGVESGADVAEETKNARHVVPRTMMYALVASIVIELAMYIVFVLAIRDTDAVAANSAAPIEEIINQQAGPVVTKIIVAVALTNILACLLANILVATRLAYSMARDNMLPFSHIWRHVSPTRKTPTYSILCLGGLSTLLLLSALVNEKAFNFILGIASLLFFFVYILQTIGLLVGYRRGTIPAPEPGTFDLGRWRLPVYITALVVFLGVAANLVFLPQFASNKWVFLGIVVVAAIWWATGLRARLRNGDAGQNYAKTHSD
- a CDS encoding aminotransferase class IV, whose translation is MTTTADTGTSNLVAVEPGAAIREHTPPGSVIQYSDYELDTSSPFAGGVAWIEGEFIPAEDARISIFDTGFGHSDVTYTVAHVWHGNIFRLDDHIDRLLDGARKLRLDAGMSKDELAEITKKCVSMSQLRESFVNLTVTRGYGKKKGEKDLSKLTHQVYIYAIPYLWAFPPDEQIFGTTAIVPRHVRRAGRNTVDPTIKNYQWGDLTAASFEAKDRGARTAILLDSDNCVAEGPGFNVCVVKDGKLASPSRNALPGITRKTVFEIAETMGIDATLRDVSSRELYDADELMAVTTAGGVTPINTLDGEPIGNGEPGPMTVAIRDRFWALMDEPSPLIEPIRY